Below is a genomic region from Streptomyces sp. NBC_00461.
GTGCTGGTCAAGGCCTCGGACGGCGTGAGCGACAGCGCCTTCGCCTTCGCGATCCCGCCCGTGCAGCTCGTGATCGTGGCCCTGGTGGGTCTCGCGGCCGGCGCGCTCGCGGGCCTGCGTCCGGCGCGGCGCGCGGCGCGCCTGGACGTGCTGCGCGCCATCGCCACCGAGTGAGACAGCGCGGGCAGGTCACCGCCCGGTCAGCCGGCAACGGCCGACCGGGCGGGAGCGTGTGCGGGCCTGCGGCCGTCGACCGCGTGCTCGACCTCAGCGAACCGGTGCGCCGGCTTCTCGGCCGTACGACGCGGAAGGCGGGCCGGCGCCGCGACCGGAGCCGGGGTGGTGGGCAGCGTGAACCAGACGACCTTGCCCGACTCGCCGTCCGGGCGCACCCCCCAGCTCTCGCTCACCGCGGCCACCATGGCGAGTCCGCGCCCGGTGGTGGCGCCCGGCTCCACTTCCCGCACTTCGGGCAGCCGGGGGTCGTGATCGTGCACGGAGACCGTGAGCCGGTCCAGCAGCAGCTCTATCTCCACGGTGCACAGCTTGTCGGG
It encodes:
- a CDS encoding ATP-binding protein, with the translated sequence MISHPSRHCTVELQALPSRIGQVRRIVSAQLRYWHMDSLIDRAALGVTELLTNVHLHAQPDKLCTVEIELLLDRLTVSVHDHDPRLPEVREVEPGATTGRGLAMVAAVSESWGVRPDGESGKVVWFTLPTTPAPVAAPARLPRRTAEKPAHRFAEVEHAVDGRRPAHAPARSAVAG